Proteins encoded together in one Kutzneria kofuensis window:
- a CDS encoding DUF501 domain-containing protein, protein MTAGIREPITELDREVIAQQLGRPPRALRAIAHRCPSGHPSVVQTAPRLEDGTPFPTLYYLTCPRLTSLASRLEAAGMMKEQTARLAEDEELAAQYLAAHRSYLAERDAIEPLGTEVSAGGMPGRVKCLHVHIAHALACGPGVNPFGDEALAALAGDWPAGDCA, encoded by the coding sequence GTGACGGCGGGGATCAGGGAACCGATCACCGAACTGGACCGGGAGGTGATCGCCCAGCAGCTCGGCCGGCCGCCGCGCGCGCTGCGGGCCATCGCGCACCGGTGCCCCAGCGGCCACCCCTCCGTCGTGCAGACCGCGCCACGGCTGGAGGACGGCACGCCGTTCCCGACGCTGTACTACCTGACCTGCCCCCGGCTGACCTCGCTGGCCAGCCGGCTGGAGGCGGCCGGAATGATGAAGGAGCAGACCGCTCGGCTGGCCGAGGACGAGGAGCTGGCGGCCCAGTACCTCGCCGCGCACCGCTCCTACCTGGCCGAACGCGACGCCATCGAGCCGCTCGGCACCGAGGTCAGCGCCGGCGGCATGCCCGGTCGGGTCAAGTGCCTGCACGTGCACATCGCGCACGCCCTGGCCTGCGGGCCGGGCGTCAACCCGTTCGGGGACGAGGCCCTCGCCGCGCTCGCCGGGGACTGGCCGGCCGGCGACTGCGCCTGA
- a CDS encoding murein transglycosylase, producing the protein MAFSTPPRSQAESPSLPPPPPPRRGRGGEIFGKVFLIALVLALGAGAIYAVNWLSHPGPPVPSGPTGPPPFRVPPLEVAKDSAIPGPATPPPAATAAVPKENFQGWIKRVSYYSDVPERVLVAYANADLAYQAKNPGCHLTWATLAGVGRVESKHGRYGGASVLDSGEESRPIVGPALDGSPGFLAVPDTDKGALDGDTKWDHAVGPMQFAPATWHRWGVRASDDGKAPDPQDIDDAAMTAARYLCAMGGDLSVPKNWWSAVLTYNNSTAYGQDVFSNADAYGKVSLGKL; encoded by the coding sequence ATGGCCTTCTCGACCCCACCGCGCTCGCAGGCCGAGTCGCCATCCCTGCCACCGCCGCCCCCGCCGCGCCGCGGCCGGGGCGGCGAGATCTTCGGCAAGGTCTTCCTGATCGCGCTGGTGCTGGCGTTGGGCGCCGGCGCGATCTATGCCGTGAACTGGCTGAGCCACCCCGGGCCGCCGGTGCCGTCCGGGCCGACCGGCCCGCCGCCGTTCCGGGTGCCGCCGCTGGAGGTGGCCAAGGACTCCGCCATCCCCGGTCCGGCCACGCCGCCGCCGGCCGCCACGGCCGCGGTGCCCAAGGAGAACTTCCAGGGCTGGATCAAGCGGGTCTCCTACTACAGCGACGTGCCGGAGCGGGTGCTCGTCGCGTACGCCAACGCCGACCTGGCCTACCAGGCCAAGAACCCGGGCTGCCACCTCACCTGGGCGACGCTGGCCGGCGTCGGCCGGGTCGAGTCCAAGCACGGCCGCTACGGCGGCGCCAGCGTGCTGGACAGCGGCGAGGAGTCCCGGCCGATCGTCGGCCCCGCGCTGGACGGCTCGCCCGGCTTCCTGGCGGTGCCGGACACCGACAAGGGCGCGCTGGACGGCGACACCAAGTGGGATCACGCCGTGGGCCCCATGCAGTTCGCGCCGGCCACCTGGCACCGCTGGGGCGTGCGGGCCAGCGACGACGGCAAGGCCCCGGACCCGCAGGACATCGACGACGCCGCGATGACCGCCGCCCGCTACCTGTGCGCCATGGGCGGCGACCTGTCCGTGCCGAAGAACTGGTGGTCGGCGGTGCTGACCTACAACAACTCCACGGCCTACGGCCAGGACGTCTTCAGCAACGCCGACGCCTACGGCAAGGTCAGCCTCGGCAAGCTCTGA
- a CDS encoding FtsB family cell division protein, with protein MPEREHGRQSRRRQDTSSQRRAPDRARRAAAKPAASEQDQPAPRPPRARQSTSRQDSGRARTGGAFGLSATRQAAVLAMVVCALALSVAVPLRTYLTQHAQVEQELAQQAKLQQQAEQLEQRKQQLSDPAQIQAEARSRLGMVMPGETPYTVQLPGDGQQGDQHGSPQQQAANRPWFDQLWNSITGSGS; from the coding sequence GTGCCCGAGCGCGAGCACGGTCGGCAGTCGCGACGCCGGCAGGACACGTCCAGCCAGCGTCGCGCGCCCGACCGTGCCCGCCGGGCGGCGGCCAAGCCGGCCGCCTCGGAGCAGGACCAGCCGGCGCCGCGGCCGCCCCGGGCGCGGCAGAGCACGTCACGACAGGATTCGGGGCGCGCCCGCACCGGCGGAGCGTTCGGCCTGTCCGCCACCAGGCAGGCCGCGGTGCTGGCGATGGTCGTCTGCGCCCTGGCGCTGTCCGTCGCGGTGCCGCTGCGCACGTACCTGACGCAGCACGCGCAGGTGGAGCAGGAGCTGGCCCAGCAGGCCAAGCTGCAGCAGCAGGCCGAGCAGCTGGAGCAGCGCAAGCAGCAACTGTCCGACCCCGCGCAGATCCAGGCCGAGGCGCGCAGCCGGCTGGGCATGGTGATGCCGGGGGAGACGCCCTACACCGTGCAGCTGCCCGGCGACGGGCAGCAGGGCGATCAGCACGGGTCGCCGCAGCAGCAGGCGGCCAACCGACCATGGTTCGACCAGTTGTGGAATTCGATCACCGGGAGTGGCTCGTGA
- the eno gene encoding phosphopyruvate hydratase yields the protein MAVIEQVGAREILDSRGNPTVEVEVALDDGTLARAAVPSGASTGEHEAVELRDGDTTRYNGKGVEKAVTAVLDEIGPELVGIEAVEQRVVDQKLVDLDGTPDKGRLGANAILGVSLAVAKAAAESSGLELFRYLGGPNAHILPVPMLNILNGGSHADTEVDIQEFMIAPIGAESFREGLRWGVEVYHALKSVLKGKGLATGLGDEGGFAPSLSSNREALDLIAVAIEKAGYKLGRDVALALDVAATEFYSDGAYTFEQTKRSAEQMTAYYSELVSSYPLVSIEDPLSEDDWDGWVQLTAELGDKVQIVGDDLFVTNPERLEEGISRRAANALLVKVNQIGTLSETLDAVALATSYGYRSMMSHRSGETEDTTIADLAVATGVGQIKTGAPARGERTAKYNQLLRIEETLGDAARYAGELAFPRFTAEA from the coding sequence GTGGCGGTCATCGAGCAGGTCGGCGCGCGCGAGATCCTGGACTCGCGAGGCAACCCGACCGTCGAGGTAGAGGTCGCGCTGGACGACGGCACGCTGGCCAGGGCCGCGGTGCCCTCCGGCGCGTCGACCGGCGAGCACGAGGCCGTCGAGCTGCGCGACGGCGACACGACCCGGTACAACGGCAAGGGCGTGGAGAAGGCCGTCACCGCCGTCCTCGACGAGATCGGGCCCGAGTTGGTCGGCATCGAGGCCGTCGAGCAGCGGGTGGTCGACCAGAAGCTGGTCGACCTGGACGGCACCCCGGACAAGGGGCGCCTGGGCGCGAACGCCATCCTCGGCGTCTCGCTGGCGGTGGCCAAGGCCGCCGCCGAGTCCAGCGGGCTGGAGCTGTTCCGCTACCTGGGCGGCCCGAACGCGCACATCCTGCCGGTGCCGATGCTGAACATCCTCAACGGCGGTTCGCACGCGGACACCGAGGTCGACATCCAGGAGTTCATGATCGCCCCGATCGGCGCCGAGTCCTTCCGCGAGGGCCTGCGCTGGGGCGTCGAGGTCTACCACGCGCTCAAGTCCGTGCTGAAGGGCAAGGGCCTGGCCACCGGCCTCGGCGACGAGGGCGGCTTCGCGCCGAGCCTGTCCAGCAACCGCGAGGCGCTGGACCTGATCGCCGTGGCCATCGAGAAGGCCGGCTACAAGCTGGGCCGGGACGTGGCGCTGGCGCTGGACGTGGCCGCCACCGAGTTCTACTCCGACGGCGCGTACACCTTCGAGCAGACCAAGCGCAGCGCGGAGCAGATGACCGCGTACTACAGCGAGCTGGTCAGCTCCTACCCGCTGGTGTCCATCGAGGACCCGCTGTCCGAGGACGACTGGGACGGCTGGGTGCAGCTGACCGCCGAGCTCGGCGACAAGGTGCAGATCGTCGGCGACGACCTGTTCGTCACCAACCCGGAGCGGCTGGAGGAGGGCATCTCCCGCCGGGCCGCCAACGCGCTGCTGGTGAAGGTCAATCAGATCGGCACGCTGTCGGAGACGCTGGACGCGGTCGCGCTGGCCACCTCCTACGGCTACCGGTCGATGATGAGCCACCGGTCCGGCGAGACCGAGGACACCACCATCGCCGACCTCGCGGTGGCCACCGGCGTCGGCCAGATCAAGACCGGCGCCCCGGCCCGTGGCGAGCGCACCGCCAAGTACAACCAGCTGCTGCGCATCGAGGAGACCCTCGGCGACGCCGCCCGCTACGCGGGTGAGCTGGCCTTCCCGCGGTTCACCGCGGAGGCCTGA
- a CDS encoding Ppx/GppA phosphatase family protein, whose protein sequence is MKHSRVAAIDCGTNSIRLLIADVTVRDDGSSSLRDVHREMRIVRLGQGVDATGRLAPEALDRTRAALVDYTALLRRKGVEAVRMVATSATRDAANRDDFFAMTREVLGVEAEVITGDEEARLSFTGAVGDCDPADGPFLVVDIGGGSTELVLGSEDGVEAAKSVDIGCVRITERCLRSDPPTASEIEEAAKVAASVLADAFDAVPVAKARTWIGVAGTVTTLSAVAQDLPEYDVLSTHLSTLTVDQIHSVGDRLLAMSHDERAAVPTIHPGRVDVIGGGAIILRVLADHLAEHAGITQLTVSEKDILDGIALSLTTP, encoded by the coding sequence ATGAAGCACTCGCGGGTGGCCGCCATCGACTGTGGGACGAACTCGATCCGTCTGCTCATCGCGGACGTCACCGTCCGGGACGACGGGTCGAGTTCGCTCCGGGACGTCCATCGGGAGATGCGCATCGTCCGGCTCGGGCAGGGCGTCGACGCCACCGGCCGGCTCGCCCCCGAGGCGCTCGACCGCACCCGTGCCGCGCTCGTCGACTACACGGCCCTGTTGCGCCGCAAGGGCGTCGAGGCCGTGCGCATGGTCGCCACCTCCGCCACCCGCGACGCCGCCAACCGGGACGACTTCTTCGCCATGACCCGCGAGGTCCTCGGCGTCGAGGCCGAGGTCATCACCGGCGACGAGGAGGCCCGGCTCTCCTTCACCGGCGCCGTCGGCGACTGCGACCCCGCCGACGGTCCGTTCCTCGTCGTCGACATCGGCGGCGGCTCCACCGAACTGGTGCTCGGCTCCGAAGACGGCGTCGAGGCGGCCAAGTCCGTCGACATCGGCTGTGTGCGCATCACCGAGCGATGCCTGCGTTCCGACCCTCCGACCGCGTCCGAGATCGAGGAGGCCGCCAAGGTCGCCGCCTCCGTGCTGGCCGACGCCTTCGACGCCGTTCCCGTGGCGAAGGCCCGCACCTGGATCGGCGTCGCCGGCACCGTCACCACCCTGTCGGCCGTCGCCCAGGACCTGCCCGAGTACGACGTGCTGTCGACCCACCTCTCCACGCTGACCGTGGACCAGATCCACTCCGTCGGCGACCGCCTGCTCGCCATGAGCCACGACGAGCGCGCCGCCGTGCCGACCATCCACCCCGGCCGGGTCGACGTCATCGGCGGCGGCGCGATCATCCTGCGCGTCCTGGCCGACCACCTCGCCGAACACGCCGGCATCACCCAGCTGACCGTCAGCGAAAAGGACATCCTCGACGGTATCGCCCTCTCCCTGACCACCCCCTAA
- a CDS encoding HelD family protein, which produces MLYGRLDDLREQTSRWLARVLLETGGTPQARSERDAATAMHSSDLAQYSAVENGLCFGRLDFENGEHQHIGRIGIFRTEGDYEPLLMDWRAPAARPFYLATAASPDGVIRRRHIRTRRRTVVGIDDEVLDLAKAVPGRNEGLVGEATLLAAVSASRTGRMGDIVATIQAEQDKIIRSELNGVLVVQGGPGTGKTAVALHRAAYLLYTHRRQLEKRGVLVVGPNATFLNYISQVLPSLGETGVLLNTVGELYPGLKAVGSEPVEVSAVKGRLVMADVLAAAVRDRQWVPRDGIEIPHERDTLVLDRKTVADARGRARRSRRPHNAARPVFEREIIGALARLVANKLGAQFLDADDVSDIRAELREDDQVIAAIDRLWPILTPEQLLTDLYASEKRLNAAGRALTPQERQLLRRDPGAEWTPADAPLLDEAAELLGEDDRAIKAAAAAKRRQDLAYAQGVLDILDLQDESDPDVLMAMDVLDADALVARVAQSDYLTAAERAADDRTWTFGHVIVDEAQELSAMAWRVLMRRCPSRSMTVVGDIAQTGDLAGTSSWDEVLSPYVANRWRLAELTVNYRTPAEIMAVATDVLASLDPDAVPPSSVRDSGLPPWHEKVPADGLSDAVAKAVDREVARLDDGRLAVLVPRSLAGEFAVGGDDLESPVVVLTVGQAKGLEFDSVLLVEPELMLTESPRGANDLYVAMTRATKRLGVLHTGALPEVLAKLTPFSLDSE; this is translated from the coding sequence ATGCTCTACGGCCGCCTCGACGACCTCCGGGAACAGACGTCGCGCTGGCTGGCCCGGGTGCTGCTGGAGACGGGCGGCACGCCGCAGGCCCGGTCCGAGCGCGACGCGGCGACGGCAATGCACTCCAGCGACCTCGCCCAGTACAGCGCGGTCGAGAACGGCCTGTGTTTCGGGCGGCTCGATTTCGAGAACGGCGAACACCAGCACATCGGGCGAATCGGCATCTTCCGCACCGAGGGTGACTACGAACCGCTGTTGATGGACTGGCGCGCCCCCGCCGCCCGCCCCTTCTATCTCGCCACCGCGGCGTCGCCGGACGGCGTGATCCGGCGCCGGCACATCCGCACCCGCCGCCGCACCGTCGTCGGCATCGACGACGAGGTGCTGGACCTGGCCAAGGCGGTGCCCGGCCGGAACGAGGGCCTGGTCGGCGAGGCGACGCTGCTGGCCGCGGTCAGCGCCAGCCGCACCGGTCGGATGGGCGACATCGTCGCCACCATCCAGGCCGAGCAGGACAAGATCATCCGGTCCGAGCTGAACGGTGTGCTCGTCGTGCAGGGCGGCCCGGGCACCGGCAAGACCGCGGTGGCCCTGCACCGCGCCGCGTACCTGCTCTACACGCACCGCCGCCAGCTGGAGAAGCGCGGCGTGCTGGTGGTCGGCCCCAACGCCACCTTCCTCAACTACATCAGCCAGGTCCTGCCGTCGCTGGGCGAGACCGGCGTGCTGCTCAACACCGTCGGCGAGCTCTACCCGGGACTCAAGGCGGTCGGCAGCGAGCCGGTCGAGGTCAGCGCGGTGAAGGGCCGCCTGGTGATGGCCGACGTGCTCGCCGCCGCCGTGCGGGACCGGCAGTGGGTGCCGCGCGACGGCATCGAGATCCCGCACGAGCGGGACACGCTGGTGCTGGACCGCAAGACGGTGGCCGACGCCCGCGGCCGGGCCCGCCGCTCGCGCCGCCCGCACAACGCGGCGCGGCCGGTGTTCGAGCGGGAGATCATCGGCGCGCTGGCCCGGCTCGTCGCCAACAAGCTCGGCGCGCAGTTCCTGGACGCCGACGATGTCAGCGACATCCGGGCCGAGCTGCGCGAGGACGACCAGGTGATCGCCGCGATCGACAGGCTGTGGCCGATCCTCACCCCCGAGCAGCTGCTCACCGACCTGTACGCGTCGGAGAAGCGGCTCAACGCCGCCGGCCGCGCGCTGACCCCGCAGGAGCGCCAGCTGCTGCGCCGCGACCCCGGCGCGGAGTGGACGCCGGCCGACGCGCCGCTGCTGGACGAGGCGGCCGAGCTGCTGGGCGAGGACGACCGGGCGATCAAGGCCGCCGCGGCGGCCAAGCGCCGGCAGGACCTCGCCTACGCCCAGGGCGTGCTGGACATCCTGGATCTCCAGGACGAGTCCGACCCCGACGTGCTGATGGCCATGGACGTGCTGGACGCGGACGCCCTCGTCGCCCGCGTGGCGCAGAGCGACTACCTGACCGCCGCCGAGCGCGCCGCCGACGACCGCACCTGGACCTTCGGGCACGTGATCGTGGACGAGGCGCAGGAGCTGTCGGCGATGGCGTGGCGGGTGCTGATGCGTCGCTGCCCCAGCCGGTCCATGACCGTGGTCGGTGACATCGCGCAGACCGGCGACCTCGCCGGCACCTCCTCGTGGGACGAGGTGCTCAGCCCGTACGTGGCCAACCGGTGGCGGCTGGCCGAACTCACCGTGAACTACCGGACCCCGGCGGAGATCATGGCCGTGGCCACGGACGTGCTCGCCAGCCTCGACCCGGACGCGGTGCCGCCCAGCTCGGTCCGCGACTCCGGATTGCCGCCGTGGCACGAGAAGGTGCCCGCCGACGGGCTGTCCGACGCGGTCGCCAAGGCCGTCGACCGGGAGGTCGCGCGGCTGGACGACGGCCGGCTCGCGGTGCTGGTGCCGCGGTCGCTGGCCGGCGAGTTCGCGGTCGGCGGCGACGACCTGGAGAGCCCGGTGGTGGTGCTGACCGTCGGCCAGGCCAAGGGCCTGGAGTTCGACTCCGTGCTGCTCGTCGAGCCGGAGTTGATGTTGACGGAGTCCCCGCGCGGCGCGAACGACCTGTACGTGGCCATGACCAGGGCCACCAAGCGGCTCGGCGTGCTCCATACCGGAGCCCTGCCGGAAGTGCTCGCCAAGCTGACCCCTTTCTCCCTCGATTCAGAATGA
- a CDS encoding MazG family protein produces the protein MTVVVLLSPRLPGVLPAAALPALRAAAEVWAGKDVPEQLRQSLGAREVAAEELSAQDDVVLIAADASEPAAAALLAAGATRIDTPEPAGSRLLDAAAVMDRLRSPGGCPWDAEQTHESLRQYLVEETYELLEAIEDGDRAALREELGDVLLQVLFHARVAAEHGDDPFDIDNVAGDLVDKLVGRHPHVFATEEEGFELDRHDRRWEELKQAEKKRESSVDGVALGQPAVSLAAKLTQRVARVGLPVDLLPSGDDTGATLFGVTAVAKLAGEDPESELRAVARQFERDVRAAERSARAAGLDPTRLTADDWRRHWPSAT, from the coding sequence GTGACGGTTGTCGTTCTGCTCAGCCCGCGGCTGCCCGGCGTGCTGCCGGCGGCGGCGCTGCCGGCGCTGCGTGCCGCCGCCGAGGTGTGGGCGGGCAAGGACGTGCCGGAGCAGCTGCGGCAGTCCCTCGGCGCACGCGAGGTGGCGGCCGAGGAGCTGTCCGCGCAGGACGACGTGGTGCTGATCGCGGCCGACGCCAGTGAGCCGGCGGCGGCCGCGTTGCTCGCGGCCGGTGCGACCAGGATCGACACGCCGGAGCCGGCCGGGTCGCGGCTGCTGGACGCGGCGGCGGTGATGGACCGGCTGCGTTCGCCCGGCGGCTGCCCCTGGGACGCCGAGCAGACCCACGAGTCGCTGCGGCAGTACCTGGTCGAGGAGACCTACGAGCTGCTGGAGGCGATCGAGGACGGCGACCGGGCGGCGCTGCGCGAGGAGCTCGGCGACGTGCTGCTGCAGGTGCTGTTCCACGCCCGGGTGGCGGCCGAGCACGGTGACGACCCGTTCGACATCGACAACGTCGCCGGTGACCTGGTGGACAAGCTGGTCGGCCGGCATCCGCACGTGTTCGCCACCGAGGAGGAGGGCTTCGAACTCGACCGGCACGACCGGCGGTGGGAGGAGCTCAAGCAGGCCGAGAAGAAGCGCGAGTCCAGCGTGGACGGTGTCGCGCTCGGCCAGCCCGCGGTGTCGCTGGCGGCCAAGCTCACCCAGCGGGTGGCCCGCGTCGGCCTGCCGGTGGACCTGCTGCCGTCCGGTGACGACACGGGAGCCACGCTGTTCGGCGTGACGGCCGTGGCCAAGCTCGCCGGGGAGGACCCGGAGAGCGAACTGCGGGCCGTGGCCCGGCAGTTCGAGCGGGACGTGCGGGCCGCCGAGCGGTCGGCCAGGGCCGCCGGGCTGGACCCCACCCGGCTGACCGCGGACGATTGGCGCCGGCACTGGCCGTCGGCCACGTAG
- a CDS encoding tetratricopeptide repeat protein, translated as MSDSTFEAFRRAEALVSNGRPLDALRELRPVLEAEPDLPSVVQLAGRAYLNSAQFRRAEEAFSRLVEMDPSDHYSLFALGKTLQRQGRLSEAIAKLRLAVAMSPLPEYQEALGEVSARLAFRSDPQAGD; from the coding sequence ATGAGCGACAGCACCTTCGAGGCGTTCCGACGGGCCGAGGCGCTGGTGTCGAACGGCCGTCCGCTGGACGCGCTGCGAGAACTGCGCCCGGTGCTCGAGGCCGAGCCGGACCTGCCCAGCGTGGTGCAGCTCGCCGGCCGCGCCTACCTCAACTCCGCCCAGTTCCGGCGGGCCGAGGAGGCGTTCAGCCGACTCGTCGAAATGGACCCCAGCGACCACTACTCGCTGTTCGCGCTGGGAAAGACCCTGCAGCGGCAGGGCCGGCTGTCCGAGGCCATCGCCAAGCTGCGGCTGGCGGTGGCGATGAGCCCACTGCCCGAGTACCAGGAGGCGCTCGGCGAGGTCAGCGCCCGCCTGGCCTTCCGCAGCGACCCGCAGGCCGGCGACTGA